The following proteins come from a genomic window of Dreissena polymorpha isolate Duluth1 chromosome 1, UMN_Dpol_1.0, whole genome shotgun sequence:
- the LOC127843896 gene encoding neutral cholesterol ester hydrolase 1-like has product MALLYCMPLVAFMFYKSTQSWKAAVACLIYLGGLAWLGILTTLLTVSLTLVLAFILLEFMHTPIPEGVTEVWGARILDAALRFNGKFILKLHDFGVRGGCCRATRKLVDVVLKTLITGSPFGKGADPKLNIFDSNFDGVGVRVYEPVDATGPKRPALVYYHGGGWSWLSVDVYDPANRELAKRVGMVVIAVDYRQSPEHPHPIPFNDCLKVTEYVLKNGTKLKIDPNRIAISGDSAGGHLTAAVSLRLKKKIKIQIPIYPCLQLFDLKTPSYIENKDFIPGMLCDISMLAYWLNYGNISYDHMDMILANEHTSPTLKKSKYADYVSPKWYMNEYIRSEKLRHMEKPTDFGNEELSKIVEKTILDPYFAPLMADEEEFKDLPQTYVLTAGYDVLRDDGLIYYQRCKAAGVPAHLAHYEDGFHGMIFFFAGPMPFQVGKRAMNDLVKYLKENL; this is encoded by the exons ATGGCGCTGCTGTATTGTATGCCCTTGGTGGCCTTTATGTTCTACAAGTCAACGCAAAGCTGGAAAGCGGCAGTGGCATGCTTGATTTACCTC GGCGGCCTCGCGTGGTTGGGAATACTGACCACACTGCTGACGGTGTCATTGACCCTCGTTCTGGCCTTCATACTGCTGGAGTTCATGCACACGCCTATCCCCGAGGGAGTCACCGAGGTCTGGGGTGCCCGCATTCTAGACGCCGCTCTAAGATTCAACGGAAAGTTT ATTTTAAAACTTCACGACTTTGGTGTGAGAGGCGGATGCTGTCGTGCGACCCGGAAGTTGGTAGACGTGGTTCTTAAGACGCTCATTACCGGAAGTCCGTTTGGTAAAGGAGCTGACCCGAAACTAAAT ATCTTCGACTCCAATTTTGACGGAGTAGGTGTCCGTGTGTATGAGCCCGTAGACGCGACGGGCCCCAAGAGACCCGCTCTCGTCTATTACCACGGTGGTGGCTGGTCATGGCTCTCCGTCG ATGTTTACGATCCAGCGAACCGTGAGCTTGCCAAGAGAGTTGGAATGGTCGTCATTGCAGTAGA TTATCGACAATCGCCGGAACATCCTCACCCCATTCCGTTCAACGACTGTCTTAAGGTCACAGAGTACGTCTTAAAGAATGGTACTAAGCTAAAAATAGATCCCAACAGGATCGCAATCTCAGGGGACAGCGCAGGTGGCCATCTTACCGCCGCCGTATCACTCCGCCTGAAAAAGAAGATCAAAATCCAAATTCCTATCTACCCCTGTCTGCAGCTTTTCGATCTTAAAACGCCGTCCTATATCGAAAACAAAGACTTCATTCCCGGCATGCTTTGCGACATCTCTATGCTTGCCTATTGGCTGAACTATGGGAATATCAGCTACGATCACATGGACATGATCTTAGCCAATGAGCACACTTCTCCAACTCTTAAGAAATCAAAGTACGCCGATTATGTCTCCCCGAAGTGGTACATGAACGAATACATCCGCTCGGAGAAACTGCGTCACATGGAGAAGCCCACAGACTTTGGAAATGAGGAACTGTCGAAAATCGTTGAAAAAACAATCCTGGATCCGTACTTTGCACCCTTAATGGCCGACGAAGAAGAGTTCAAAGATCTTCCTCAGACGTACGTTCTGACGGCCGGATATGACGTGCTTCGCGACGACGGACTGATCTACTACCAGCGCTGCAAAGCCGCCGGGGTACCCGCGCACTTAGCACACTACGAAGACGGCTTCCATGGGATGATTTTCTTCTTCGCCGGTCCAATGCCGTTCCAAGTTGGAAAAAGGGCAATGAACGATCTAGTCAAGTACTTGAAGGAAAATTTGTAA